ACCCGGAGGGAATATAGATATCCGCGCAGTCCGTCGAGTACCGTTTGGGTGCCCACTCCACCGCGGTGCTTTTCTTCTGCCAGAATTGCAGCTTGGTAGGAAAGTCGTCCACGCCGCTGTCTGAAAAGGCGTGCTCCGGCAGCATCACCTGCCCTAAGAAGCTGAATCGGCTCTCCATCATGCGGATGGCGCTTTTGTCGGAGAAGCTGTCAGCAAGAAAGGATGCCGGCACAATAACCGCCAGGATACCGAGGGGCTTGAGCAGCTTTGCCGCCTTCAGGCAGTAATACTGATGGGAAGTCATAACGGTGGCGTCCGGCATGATCCAGCGCAGGTGAAAGGGCGGATTGCCCAGAACAAAATCAAAATGCGTTTGGGGCTCATAGTCCCGAATGTCACCCTGTACGATGCGGGCCTGCGGGTAGAGCTTTTTGGCAACGGCGCAAGCATTGGGATCGACCTCACAGCCGTAGGCGTTGTTCTCGTTTGGCAGGAAGTTAAAAAAGTTTCCCATGCCGCAGGTGAGATCCGCCACCAGATCCGTGTCGGAGAGGCGCAGAGCCGAAACAATCATTTCGCACAGAGGCGGCGGCGTGAAAAACTGGCCGTTTTCCAGTTCCTTTTTTGCCGCGCTGAATGCGTTGTAGTTTTCATAGTCACTGCGCTGCAGCCCATGCAGGCCGCCATCGCCGGTATAGCGATTGAAAATGTCCTCGTCGGTCACACCGGCCTGCTCACAGGCGCCGCTTTGCAGCAGACGGAGGATCTGCTTATTCAGATTCCTGCGCTCCTGCTCCGTCCGCCTTTGTGGGTGATACTCGTATTTCATGTTCAAATCACATCCTTTGTGCAAATAGGAGGGAGGATGCCGAAAACCGGCATCCTCCCCTGAAATGTATAGAAAGCAGGTCAATGCAGCGCATGAAACGCCGCAATGATCCGCAGCCGCACCTCCGGGGTGCGGTCTGCGCTGGTGACATAGTGCCAGCCTTTCTCTGTGATGTAAGCGTCAATTTCCTCGACACGGCCGCTGTCCAGACGGAGCCTCATAAAGATATGGGGCCCATTTGTCTGTTCAGTCAGTTTGACTGCCATCGTTGAAATGATCCTCCTCTGTCAGTAATGTAAGTTGTTCCTCCTTGGGTGGAGCCGGAGAGCGCTGCTTATTCAGCCGCCGCTCCTTTTGCTCCCTGCGCCGCCGCCGGGATTCCCGCTTTTTAGCAGCCTGTTCCTTCTTGAGATCGACTGCATGAATGACTTCCAAACCGTCCGCCACATCCCGCAGGTCTTGCAGCAGATCTCTTTGCTCACTTTTGGCAATGCGGATATTCTCCACATCGTAGTGAAATTCAAAGTAATCATACTCCCCGTACCGACGGTGCATTTTGCTGAAAAATGTCTGCCGCCGATCCTCTGGTGTCAGGTGCGGGGAGTCGATCACAGAGCTGCCCCAAAGCGGGTTGAAGCGCGCCTTTTTCATTTCCAGCCAGATCTCCGCGTCCGTTCGGGCCACAGGATGGGGAAACACACGCTCGCCCTTGGTCACCTGTACTTTCTTTTCCTCCAGAAAGCCGATGCGGGTGATCCATGTGCGGCGCACATCATAAAAGATATTGGCACGGCTCAAGTCTCGCTCCTGCTTGCGAATGACGCAGACGGGATTCTGACAGCGGCAGCGAATGCACTGCTCCACATCGTATTTGACTTCGACACGGCCACCTTCATAGCCATTGCAGTCTACCACGCAGGCGCAGTAGGCCCCGCCGGTGATCTCCATGTATTGCCGGTGCTGTCTCTCGCTTCTCTCCGTTTCCACCTTCTCGGCGCTTTGCTCGTAGGAATATCGCTTACCGGTGGTGTGGCAGGGGCAGAGAGGGACAGGAAAGCAGCTGATGCTGTGTGGACAGTCCTTGCGTTCATAGGGACAGCGCAGCAGCGGGTTGTCATTTTCCGGGCAGTAATCGATGCCTTGGAACGAGGCGTCGCTGCAGGCAAGGCCACGCCCGAGAGAGCTTTCCCCCGCGACCAGAAGACCGCACGGTGTTTCCCATGTAAACTTCAATAGAGCCTCAAAGAGATAGCCGAAATTCTGCCAGTCACTCCAATACACGAAGGATGGGTGATTCTCCCGCGTATAGCCTGCGGCGTAGAGATCCCGGGTCAGTTGATTCTGTTCCATGCTCATATCCCCGGACACGGAACCAGCCCAAAGTGGTTTTCCATCACATAGCGCAGATTTTCCACCGTGACCTGGTACTCCTCCGAGATACAGCCCTCGCATACGATCTGCCGATAGCCCAGCGCACGGCTGCATCGCTTATCCCATGAGTTGACATCACCGCCGCAGACAGGGCAGGCGATGTCCGGATACCACGCCAGTTTCCCGACGTCTGAATAGGTGGGTTTCATATCGTCCTCCTGAAAATGAAAAAGGACGCACAGACTTTTTACAAGTCTGTACGTCCATCGTAGTATGCTGCCATGCGGCAGCGATTCCTTTTTGCACGGGTCAGGCGACCCAAATGTTTGAAAGGAATGGCTTCCTTCCAAACGAGGCTGAGTTCTCAGAGCAAGGAGCCCCGCGCTACGGCACGATCCATGCTGGTTAGAACCTGTTCCGCCGTCAGATATTGCACACCGCGCTTCCGGTCATTCCGAGCCGCCAGCAATTTGGCGGAAAGGGACTGTTCAGGAGGCAGTGGGCGTAGTTCCTGTGCGGGCAGAACCGTATTTTCCTTGTTCATTTCGTGAGTCTACCTCCCAAAACATTTTTCTTCCAAAGGTCACCCAGCGTGTAGTCACCATCCAGCCACAGCTTGAGCTGCTCCGGATCTAACCGTCTGAACTCAGAACCGGTATCACTCCGGTCAACGACAATGACATCTTCCACATCGAACTCGTTCAGCAACTCTACAGATTGCGTAGATATAATGATCTGCTTTTCATTGGAAAGCTGCCGCACGATCTCAGAGAAAATCGTGATTGCATAGGGATGCAGGCCGAGCTCCGGCTCATCTACAATGATGGTAGTCGGCTGCAGCTCATGGGGCTGCAGCAAAAGTGTTGTCAGACAGATAAAGCGAAGAGTACCATCCGAAAGCTGAGAAGCATTGAAAACATCTTCGCAGCCGACCTGACGCCACCGTAGGACGATCTGCTCTTCATTACCCTCCTGGGGCTCCAAAACGAAGTCATCAAAGTAAGGTGCGACCAGACGGATCGATTCCACAATTTCATCGTAGCTCGACTTGAAGAAGTTTTTTAACCGGTAAAGGAATGCAGCAAGGTTTGCCGCATCGTACAGCAGCATTTTATTATTGGAAATGTTATGCTCCTGCTTGACTCTGGCACCCTTACCTGTGTCATGGAAATGATACACCCGCCAATTTTGCTTGCGCAGGGTTTGGACAACGTAATCGTCAATTCCGCTATGGACGCTGTTTTCCCACTGGGATTCACTATGCCCGCATCCGATATTGCTCTCATTATCCAAGTCATCATGATAACCGAAGTATTCCTTTTGGAAGATCAACCGGTTATCATCGGTTGGCACCAGAACGAAACCATAAGAGTTCTGTCCGAAAAATACCTCAAAGCCAATCTCATCGGTTACTTTCCGGCCATTATATAAAAGAGAACTCAAGCCGCTCTGTCCCACAGACACCTGAAGATTTTTAGACAGAATATTCTGGAGAAAGGAAAAGGCCGAAGTAAAGTTACTCTTTCCCGCGCCGTTAGAACCAATGAGCACATTGATTTTCCCAAAAGAAATATCGCAGCTTTTGATGGATTTGAAGCCGCGAATCGTCATGCGGCTCAACTGGTCTCCCTGTAATGGCATACCAAGCCTCCAAAATAGGTCGCATTTTGCTTCTCCGTGCAAAGAGTCCCGCACTATGGCACGATCCATGTCGGATAGGATTTGCCTGCCTCAGAACAAATCGCTGTGTGTCCCCGTCCTGGTTAGATATAAAATCAGACTCTCACCAGATATTTCGTAAATCAACAGCCAATCCGGAGCAATATGACATTCTCTGCAACCAGCGTAGTCACCACCCAAGTTGTGATCCTTGTTTTTCTCAGGCAGAGTCTCTCCATTAGCCAGTTTTTTGATAATTTCAGTTAACAGAGAAATATCATACCCACGGCGTTGTATGCGCTTTACATCTTTCTGGAACTTTGTAGATGGCTTTACGGTATATTTCATGCCAGAAGATCCTTCATCATCGCATCCACATCCGTATAGCTTTTGCCAAGCGTAGGATCGGCTTTCATTTCCTGCACTTCCCGAATCGCCTCTTTTGTTTCATCATTCGGGATTTCCGCACCGATTTCAAAGGGAATCCGATACTCCCGAACCGCTTTTTTCGCAAAGATATTGAAAGCGGTCGTCATTGTCATTCCCATATCAGCACAAAAAGCCTCAAACTGCTTTTTCAGATCACTATCCATACGGATATTGATATTCGTACTTGCCATAACGAACCCCCCTTTTTATTTTATGTTGACATTATATGCGTTTTTATTTACAATGTCAATACTGTGCGTCGCCGTATCGTTCACTTTGCCGTTATGAGGATCCTTTCGTTACTGCGTGCTCGTAGAGGTACTCCGGAGCAATGTCAATATCGCCATCATTCCAGACGGTTACACCATAATCAATGTAGACACCGGCAAACGTGTGTTCATTTGCCAGCGGTGCAAATCCCGGCTCTTTTAGCAGCGGTGTGAAATCGAACACTTTTGCCTCTCCGGTTGTGAAGCGAAGCCATAGCTTGTGACCTACTAATGGGCGGACACCACAAACCTTGATACCAGGTTTCAGTTTTCCTGCATACGCAATTCCATCGAGAACATACATGATGCGATTCTCCTTACTTCAGTGGTTTCAAATCAAAGCTATTATCTGCTCATGTTAGTTCCTTTTAGTTCTGCCTAATAGAAGAAAACCGTAAGAGATATACAGTATTTTCGGTTTTACAGGCCATATTTTTCCCGCAGCATACGCAGCTCTTCCATGGCATCGGACACCATTCCCGTTTGAATGTCGGTTTCCGCTTCTGCAAGCTTTGCATAGACATCTTCCATAGGCGGCTTTCCTGTATGGGCTTCTGTCAGCTTGCCAAAGCCGCAGTCAGAGATAACATGTGGCATAAATGTCAGCTCCTTTCACGAAGCTACTGTACCACAATGATCACGCATCCGCAAACCCTTTATTGGTGAGGGCAGGAGTAAAGGATTATGCCGAAGGCTCCAGCCGGCGGCGCATATCGAACTCTTGCCCATCCGCATAGCCCATGGCTGCGTATTGATGGTTCATACTGCTTTGGGGCGAGATCTTATAACTGCTCCGCTTCATTTTGGAAACGGCATCCTCGACCGCCTGCGGCACGACCATGACCAATCCCCATTCCTGGTGTTCGGCCTCCTGCTTTTGGAAAGCGGCAGACAGCCCGCGGCAGAAGCCCCAGCCATAGGAATTGCACATCTCCCGAAGCGTCTTTGCGGGATATTCCTTTTGGGTACGGATCTGCCTGCATCGGCTTGCGATGCATTCGTAGGCATAGAGAAACGCCAGCTTGCAGAGCTTGAAGTCATCCTCCATGCCGATAAATCCGATCTCCGAAACCTTGCTGCCATGTACGGAACTCCGATAGGGCCTGCAGCAGTAATGTGCGGCAATGAGCGTGGAGAGGTAAACCGTCCACGGCGAAGAGAGCTTCGTGCAGGTGACGCCCACACACTCCTGAATCACCTTCTTGTTCTCCTGCGGCTCAATATCCTCCGGCATGAGCTTATGCTCCGCCATCAGACGCCGGGCCTGCAGCAGCGCGGCTTTGGCTTCCTCCTCGTAGGGGCTTTCCGCCAACGCAAGGAGTTTGGCGATCTTTTCCGTAATCTTTGACATAAACAACCACCTCTTATCCGGCCATGCGCCGGGCTCTGCGCTCGGCGTGTTTCTGCTTGAGCCGCGTATAGTCCCCTTCGTAACGCTGGCAGCCGACTTTGTTCAGGCGGCGCAGCGCGGCGGAGTGGAACTGAAAAACGGCGGCAGTCCTGCGGTTTACTCCGGTAAATACATCGGCATCGTAACGCTTGTAGTCCACGATGTAGCCCAGATCATTTTCCTCCATATAGTCCATGAAGGCGGTGCTGTCCACCTCCAGCATCTCGTCACAGAGAAATGCCTGATAACGGGGCAGCGGCTGACCAAGGTTCTGCGTCATGGTGATGCGCTCTCCGGCGTTGACCGGAAGAAGCTGCACCTTGATCGCCGGGGTATTCGGGTAGCATTCCACCTTAATGCGGTAGGTGTTGCCTTTATAGGTGCCGGATAAAATATCATTCATATCGGTTCACTTCCTTATCATCATTCTGACCGGGTGAAGAAGGCTTGTTGGCTTTTGCCTGCGCCTGCTCAAAACCGCGCTTGACAGCAAGAACCATTGCCTCCTCTCCCACATCGGCGTTGCGAGACTTTTTCTCCCGCAGCTTTTGGCACTTCCTCACGGCAGCATCGTAATCATAGCCGATGCCGCGTTGAAACTTGTCCGCGATCTGGCGGAGCTTTTCTGCCTGATATTCATAGGTTGCCCGGTGAAATCCGCCGAGCTCCCACTCGTCGCACACCGTCTCTAACAGCTTTGCGTAGTCCCGCAGAGCGTTGACGATTTTTACAATGTCACCGTAACAGGTTTTTACCTCGTGGGTGCCGCTGAGATCAAATACATGCAGCAGCACCTCTCTGGAAAGGCACCGCTCCAGATCAATGGATGCGGACAACTGCGGCTCATAGGTCGCAGATGGCAGCTCCAACGGCTGCTTGGCGGGCTCATTCATCTTCTGCGCACCGCTTTTCGGCGCTGCCGGATAATCTGCCGGCGAAACGGACACTCCAGGGGAATGGTATGGGGGACGCTCTGCCAGTTGTCCAACACCAGTTCATGGGAGATCTCGCAGATGCTGTCGCCCTCCCCAATATAGAGGCATTCTGAGCAGGTGTCCGGATTGCAGTATTTCATGTTGGGTAAACACTCCTTTCAAATCACTATGCGGATTTTTGGCCGTACCGCATCAGCGGTACGCTTCTCCATTTTGCGCAGGCGGCCTGCACCGTTCCGGGAAGGCGCAGAATACGCCAGCGCGTCATATTCGGCTGCCCCCGGCGCACACGCTCAAGCGGAGCTTTCGTTTCACAGATCGCACAGCGCAGCCAAGTGTGATGTCGGTTGGCAGTCCGAAACTCTAACACATACATTTTTCGACCTCCTGTTCCTTGGATAAAGTGAAAAGGCACAGCACCGCAACGGTACTGTGCCTTTCAACCAAAATGTTACGCCGCCTGCTCCACGACCGTCACCGGCACATCAGCCGCGACCGGCGAGGAGGGAGCCAGCAGGCAGTAATGGGAGTTCATCGTCTCAAAACGGATCTGCTGCGGCGTCACGCCATGAATGGCGATTACCTTAGAGGTGTGGAGATACCGCCCCTCTTCAAAGATGAGGGCGCGGCTGCCGACCTCCAGCGGATACATCAGGGTTCCGTGAACGATACGGATTTTTTTCATGGGTCACAACTCCTTCTGTTTGGTTTCTTTCTGCGCAAAATAGGCGCGGTACAACGCTTTCAGCCGATGCCGTACCCGCTTGACGCTCATGCCTTCCACCCGCGCGGTTTCCGTCAGACTGCACCCGTGCAGACGGTGGCGGATCAAAAGAGCCTGCTCTTCATCCGCAAGGAGAAACAGATCGTGCAGCAGCAATCTTGCCCGAAGTGCATCAAAGGCGTCGTCAGGCGGCGGATGCGCAGCCTGATAGGAAAACTCATGGCTTTGCCGCCGCTGCTCCTGACGCCGGAAGGTATTCAGGCTGCTGTTCATGGAGCGCCACGCAATCGTGGAGAAGCGGTATCTGTGCAGACTCTTTTCGGTAAAATAGCGTTGGACAGCGTGAAGATAGCCGATTGCCGCAATATCGTAATACTCCCGGATCTCCAGCTTCTTTTCCAGAAGAAATCCATAGATCAGGGCGTGGTACTGAGCGGAAAAGCGGCGCTGCGCTTCGGTCAAAGGGACGGGAACAGGGGCCTCCGGCGGAGGCCCTGTTTCCCGTTTTTCTTCCTCAATGCGGGGGATCGTATCAGGCGGGAAGTTCTTCCCGTTCTCCATCAATGACCGCCCCTAACGCAAAGTGCGCGCCGTTGTCAGGCAACTCCAGATGCGAGGCATCGCCGTCTCCGATGATGCTGGAGGCCGCGGCACCCGCCTGTGCCCTCTGCGCGTTGATGTCCTTGATCTGCGCCACAAAGCCATCCGCATAAGCGCGGATATGCGCCAGGTCTTCCCCGGCGAAATCGGCGATCTTAGTAAAGGTGGCGACGCAGTATTCGTGGCTGCCGCTGACGGCCTTCTTCAGCCCGATCCGCACCACGCCGGTACAAACCTTGCGGCGGCGGGAGAGGAACGCTTCATTGACGAAGCGGGTATAGGGCATCAGGCTGGTAGGCGGCAGCGCGATCTGAATGGGCATATACTCACCGCTGCGCAGCAGATAGAGCATTCTCATGTTCTTGCACGCCTTCCCCTTGTTGTTCCCATCGCTGCCGAACTGGTTGAGAACGCAGTCCGCGCAGGTGCCGCCGGGCTCACCGTAGCCGACCTTCCCATCGAAGGACTGGCACAGGGGCGGCTGGTCATCATCGTACTCGCTGCCCTCCGGCCAGTAGGCGTTGGAGTTGTGGCTGTAGAGAATGACACCCTCCAGATAGGGCGCATAGTCCGGCACATCCGGGTTTCCGGACGGGATCTCAAACTGCAGGTGCCCGCCGCCGGGGATCTTGATGCGGGTGAAGCTCAGGCGCAGGCCCTCCATATCGTCCGCAAGGTCTTCACTGGTGAAGTCGTCTCCGTCAAGAAGCTGCGGGATCTGGAAAAGGGTCTTGGTCTCCATCATGGTGTTGGTCTGTTCGTACATAATCGTATCCTCCTTAAAAATATTCCGACCGCTCAGGCGGCCAGCAGTTCCGTTCGGTTCATCTGCCGGAAGAGGGCGGGCGACATCGTCATAACGCTGTACCCGATCTCCTCCAGCTTCGTTGCCCGGTCATAGCTCTCAACATCCTGACTGAAGCGGGTCACGGCATTGGCGAGCCCGTAGAGGGAAAAATCGCCGCCGGTGATCAGATGCTCCAGAACGCCGTTGCTCTCGTCCTCCGTAATGCCGAAGCTGGAAGAAGCCAGCTTGACAATGGCAGGGAGCTGCTTGGTATCCAGCATGGCCTCCGTACTCTCCCGCATCCGGCTCACCACCTGGGCAAACCTTGCCTCAGAGATGGCGGCGCGGACGGTGTCCTTGATCTTCAGCACAAAGGCGTGGTCATCGGCCAACAGCGTTTCGTTGGAATAGATGGAAAAGTCCTCTTCGCTGGTCGCGGCACGCCCCACATGATTGCGGCGGGTTTTGGCGTCGTTGATCACCATGCCATTGGAGCACACCAAACGGTAGATCAGCGGCTGGATGGTAACGGAGCCCAGCCCTGTCTCACTGTTGGAGATGATGACGCCGGCCTGTACCACATCGCCCGGGACAACATCCGCCTGCAAGCGGGGATTGACCACCTTGATATACATGAAATCGTCGGTGATCTGCGTGCTGACGAACCGTGCCTCCGGCAGCTCCCCAATGACGGGCAGCGTTACACTGGCAATGTCCAGATTGTCAATGCGGCGGTAGCGGTTGCTGAGAAACGCGCGGGCGCAGCCATCCATCGTGCGGAGCGTCCGAAGCTCATTTTTCTGGGAGAACCAGTAGTTGGCGTTATAGGCCAAAAGCTCCGGCGCATCCGTGCGCATCAACTCATAATACTTCTGCGGAATGCCGAGATAGGTTCCCAGCTGGCGGTGCGCCGTCTGGCGAATATCCAGGGGCGTGATCTTATCCAGCCCATTCTCCGTGACACGGAGCTGCGGCGCGTCCGAGGTGACCGAGAGGGACAGGCTTCCGGTGTTCACCAGATAGTCCTGCTTGGCCTTGCTCTGACGCAGAAGCTCCTGCGCCATCTGCTGAATGGTAAGTCCGGTTTTCATTGTTGTTCCACATCCTTTCTCCGCCGCTCACCATGAGACGAGGATATCCGCGTCTCTTGCGTCGGCAGCGTAGCCTTCCTCCTCCAAAACCTTGACCAGCTGCGGCCAGTAGACCTTTTCAGGAAAGTCCAGAAAGGTTTCCTTTGCCGGTTCCGCTTCGTTTTCCTTGGCCTGCACAAAAACCTCACCGTTTTCCTGCACGGTCAGGCTGCTGTGGCCTCTGGAGTTCAAATCGGTGACCAGCGCCTCCAATACGGTGCGGCCACGTGTCTCAAACCATACGCGGGGGTTCACCGGCTGCCGGTTGGGCGGCAGGGCCTCCTGAACGCCGGGCATCAGCGGTGAGATCTTGACGAGGGAACAGCCGAGGTTTGCTTTCCGATCCAGCTCCACATCGGCGTAGTCATACTCCGGAATACCGTAGACGCGGATACGGGCCGTGCCGCCCTCCACCGCAAAGCGGGAGGGCTCATCCAGCCATTCCCAACGGGCGTTGGGATATGCGGCGTGGAGCATGGCGGTGATCCGGTAGTTTATATGGCACAGCAGCGCGTCTGCCAGTTGACCGCCGCCATTTGCCGCCGCTGTCTGCTCGCGGAGCCGAGCCTCTTTTGCGCGGTA
This window of the Dysosmobacter acutus genome carries:
- a CDS encoding AAA family ATPase, whose amino-acid sequence is MPLQGDQLSRMTIRGFKSIKSCDISFGKINVLIGSNGAGKSNFTSAFSFLQNILSKNLQVSVGQSGLSSLLYNGRKVTDEIGFEVFFGQNSYGFVLVPTDDNRLIFQKEYFGYHDDLDNESNIGCGHSESQWENSVHSGIDDYVVQTLRKQNWRVYHFHDTGKGARVKQEHNISNNKMLLYDAANLAAFLYRLKNFFKSSYDEIVESIRLVAPYFDDFVLEPQEGNEEQIVLRWRQVGCEDVFNASQLSDGTLRFICLTTLLLQPHELQPTTIIVDEPELGLHPYAITIFSEIVRQLSNEKQIIISTQSVELLNEFDVEDVIVVDRSDTGSEFRRLDPEQLKLWLDGDYTLGDLWKKNVLGGRLTK
- a CDS encoding type II toxin-antitoxin system YafQ family toxin; translated protein: MKYTVKPSTKFQKDVKRIQRRGYDISLLTEIIKKLANGETLPEKNKDHNLGGDYAGCRECHIAPDWLLIYEISGESLILYLTRTGTHSDLF
- a CDS encoding type II toxin-antitoxin system RelB/DinJ family antitoxin, with the protein product MASTNINIRMDSDLKKQFEAFCADMGMTMTTAFNIFAKKAVREYRIPFEIGAEIPNDETKEAIREVQEMKADPTLGKSYTDVDAMMKDLLA
- a CDS encoding DUF2442 domain-containing protein, which translates into the protein MYVLDGIAYAGKLKPGIKVCGVRPLVGHKLWLRFTTGEAKVFDFTPLLKEPGFAPLANEHTFAGVYIDYGVTVWNDGDIDIAPEYLYEHAVTKGSS
- a CDS encoding DUF2786 domain-containing protein; the encoded protein is MSKITEKIAKLLALAESPYEEEAKAALLQARRLMAEHKLMPEDIEPQENKKVIQECVGVTCTKLSSPWTVYLSTLIAAHYCCRPYRSSVHGSKVSEIGFIGMEDDFKLCKLAFLYAYECIASRCRQIRTQKEYPAKTLREMCNSYGWGFCRGLSAAFQKQEAEHQEWGLVMVVPQAVEDAVSKMKRSSYKISPQSSMNHQYAAMGYADGQEFDMRRRLEPSA
- a CDS encoding DUF932 domain-containing protein — encoded protein: MKTGLTIQQMAQELLRQSKAKQDYLVNTGSLSLSVTSDAPQLRVTENGLDKITPLDIRQTAHRQLGTYLGIPQKYYELMRTDAPELLAYNANYWFSQKNELRTLRTMDGCARAFLSNRYRRIDNLDIASVTLPVIGELPEARFVSTQITDDFMYIKVVNPRLQADVVPGDVVQAGVIISNSETGLGSVTIQPLIYRLVCSNGMVINDAKTRRNHVGRAATSEEDFSIYSNETLLADDHAFVLKIKDTVRAAISEARFAQVVSRMRESTEAMLDTKQLPAIVKLASSSFGITEDESNGVLEHLITGGDFSLYGLANAVTRFSQDVESYDRATKLEEIGYSVMTMSPALFRQMNRTELLAA